The Mytilus trossulus isolate FHL-02 chromosome 3, PNRI_Mtr1.1.1.hap1, whole genome shotgun sequence genome contains a region encoding:
- the LOC134709611 gene encoding suppressor of tumorigenicity 14 protein-like has protein sequence MKCDRTTACSLRASIKDYAHPCQRIPVYLNIRYNCVSGCPRETFKCTKRSKKCLPTSKRCDGKRDCRNGSDERKCGCKTNQFQCAASKKCISKFLLCNQIPDCPDESDEKKCECKTDEFRCKTSTTCIPESQKCNGKKDCNDGSDEINCGCDSNEFQCKTSRKCIPATSECNRKLDCEDGSDEQNCNCEIDEFRCTTSTLCIPSSQQCNSKKDCTDGSDEINCGCKSNEFECETSKTCISKTLQCNQNEDCDDGSDEKNCSEVQCGVPHVVAQLSNCRRLRIVGGCRAQPHSWPWAVQLLLRYDKNSNFTHECGGAILNSRFVITASHCFLSESDIRNWQIKAGSHYKDRSESSDQIRLIKKKSPLFNPTTNILDRDITILEVDTPFVFNNYVRPVCLPERHPRKGDNCAVVGWGSTQGTGNADILKQTPMPIEDTQSCNSTSNLKGDITEYMFCGGFKEGLNDACQGDSGGPLMCLERGKYRLQGIVSWGIDCAKPNLPGVYADVFKVLQWIKVVTGM, from the exons ATGAAATGTGATAGAACAACTGCTTGTTCATTGAGGGCATCGATCAAAGACTATGCTCATCCATGCCAACGCATCCCTGTTTATTTGAATATTCGGTACAACTGCGTCAGTG GTTGCCCTCGTGAAACTTTTAAATGTACGAAGAGGAGTAAAAAGTGTTTACCAACATCGAAGAGATGTGATGGCAAAAGAGACTGTCGAAATGGTAGTGACGAACGAAAAT GTGGATGCAAAACAAACCAATTCCAATGTGCTGCAAGTAAGAAGTGTATTTCTAAGTTTTTACTCTGCAATCAAATACCAGATTGTCCAGATgaaagtgatgagaaaaaat GTGAATGCAAAACAGACGAGTTTCGTTGTAAAACCAGCACGACATGCATACCAGAATCACAGAAGTGTAATGGTAAAAAAGATTGTAATGATGGTAGCGATGAGATAAATT gTGGTTGTGATTCCAATGAGTTTCAATGCAAAACTAGTAGAAAATGCATACCTGCAACGTCAGAGTGTAATCGTAAACTAGACTGTGAGGATGGAAGTGATGAACAAAATT GCAATTGTGAGATAGACGAGTTCCGATGTACGACCAGTACACTATGCATACCTTCATCACAGCAATGTAACAGTAAAAAAGATTGTACAGATGGAAGCGATGAAATCAATT GCGGATGTAAATCTAACGAGTTTGAATGTGAGACCAGTAAGACATGCATATCAAAAACCTTGCAGTGTAACCAAAACGAAGACTGTGATGATGGGAGTGATGAGAAGAATT GCTCGGAGGTGCAATGTGGTGTTCCACACGTTGTTGCACAATTATCAAATTGTCGACGACTAAGAATTGTTGGTGGATGCAGAGCCCAGCCTCATAGTTGGCCATGGGCAGTACAATTACTCTTAAGATATGACAAAAATAGCAACTTCACTCACGAATGTGGTGGGGCAATACTTAATTCAAGATTCGTTATAACTGCCTCCCACTGCTTTTTGAG tGAAAGTGACATAAGAAATTGGCAAATAAAAGCAGGAAGTCATTATAAAGACAGATCAGAAAGTAGTGATCAAATacgtttgattaaaaaaaaatctccattaTTTAACCCAACAACTAACATTCTTGATCGTGATATTACAATTCTAGAAGTTGATACTCCATTTGTCTTTAATAATTATGTCCGTCCAGTGTGTTTACCAGAACGACATCCAAGAAAGGGAGACAATTGTGCCGTTGTTGGATGGGGCTCAACACAAG GGACTGGTAATGCTGACATTCTCAAACAGACCCCGATGCCAATAGAAGACACCCAATCTTGTAATAGTACATCAAACTTGAAAGGAGATATCACAGAGTATATGTTTTGTGGAGGTTTCAAAGAAGGCCTAAATGATGCTTGTCAG GGAGACAGTGGTGGTCCATTAATGTGTCTAGAAAGAGGAAAATATAGACTTCAGGGTATAGTTTCTTGGGGCATTGACTGTGCAA AACCAAATCTTCCCGGTGTATATGCAGATGTGTTCAAAGTTCTACAGTGGATTAAGGTGGTTACAGGAATGTAG